The DNA region CCGTGTTCCTTGGCCGTTCGGCCGAACCACCCCCGGGGGATGCCGGGGAGCGGTCAGACGTCACCCGTCAGGCGCACGGCCAGCGTCAGCAGGAGCCGGGTGTCCGGGTCGTCCAGGTCCACCCCGTACCGCTCCTGGGCCCGGCGCAAGCGGTAACGCAGCGTGTTGGGGTGGACGACCAGCCGCCCGGCGGCCCGCGCGACGTCCCCCGAGGCGTCGAGGTAGGCCCCCAGCGATCTGACCAGCGCACCGCCCGCCTCGAGGTCGGTCCGTACGAGGTCGTGCACCGGTCCCGAGCCGGACTCCCACAGCGGCCGTACGGCGTCCAGGATCCGCAGAACGCCCAGACCGGGGCTCACCTCGGCGGGACCGGCGTACCGCACCGGTGGTTCCCCGGCCGGGCCCCGGCGCTCGCGCTCACGCAGCACCCGGACGACCGACGCGGCCTCCTCGCAGGCGTCGGCGGCCCGCAGCGCCGACGCAACCACGGGCCCCGCACCGGCCCGCACCGCTGTGCCGCCGGGCAGGGACGCGGCGAGTGAGGCGAGTTCCCGGGCCAGCCCCAGCGCCGCACGGCCCGGCACCTCACGCGCCCGCACTCCCCGGCCCGACACCTCGTGCGGCGTCGTTCCCCGGCCCGGCGCTTCGGACTCCTGGGCGCCACCGCCCGGTACACCGCGCCCGCGTGTCCCACCTCCGGGTGTCTCACCGCTCTGCCCGCCCGCCGCGGGCAGCAGTACGAGCAGCCGTCCGGCCTCCCGCAGGACCAGGGCCCCGGCACGGTAGGAAGCGGCCTGCAGGGTCAGCACGTCCAGAGTGCGGTGCACCGCGGACGGCTCGGAACCCTCGACGTGCTCCGCGATCACCACGGTGCACGGGGCGTCGGTGGCCAGCCCCAGGGACCAGGCGTGGGTGCGGGCGTCGCCCCGCCCGTACAGCAGCCCCCGCAGGGCGTCGTCGCGGCGGCGTACGGCTCCGCTCTCCCGCAGCCGGTGCCGGATCAGGTGCGGGGCCGCGGCGTCGGCGGCGCGCCGCAGGGCGTCCTCGGCGTGTGGCGAGAGGCTGCGGCCGTCGGCCGCGGCCCAGATGGAGCCCAGCACCTCGGAGCCGTTACGGACGGCGACGACCAGTCGTTCGGGGCTGTCACCACGCGCGGGCCGCCGGATCACGTCGCGCGAGGTCCACAGGGTCCGCAGGAGCCCGCTGCGGCGCAGCTCGGCCACCCGCGCCTCGGGCACCCTGCCGCCCAGGATCGTGGACCGGCGTACTCCGTCGGCGCCCGGCAGCGTGGCCGAGTGGGCGAGCACCCGGAAGGCGGTGTCCTCGATGGTGATGGAACCGCCCGTGTACGCCGCGATGGCCGAGGCGAGCGTGTCCAGGCCGTCGCCGTGCGCGGCCTGGACGCTGTCGGAGTCCGGTCCGGCACCGGAGAGGGCGAGCGCGGAACGCAGCAGGGAGGCGGTGTCTCCCCAGTCCGTCCACGCCGCCCGCGCCAGCAGCGCCAGCCCCGTCTCACGGGCCGCCGCGAGTACCTCCGGCGCGGGCGGCACCCCTTCCGTGTCGCGCAGCACCACGGCGCAGGCACCGTGCCGGGCCGCGTCGTGCACGGCCCCGGCCGCCCCGGGGGACGCCGCGGGCGGTCCGACCGCGAGCACCAGCCGGCCGTCGGTGCCGTGTGCGGTCTCCAGGCCGTCCCAGTCGCCGAAGACCACGTCATGGACGGTGGGATCGGGGTCTGCGGGCGCCAGCAGCAGCCGCAGGGTACCCGCGTCGTCGAAGGCGAGGAGCCGACGGAGCGTGGCGGACCCCGGGCCCGGTCCCGGGGCGGAACCGGACACGGGGATCCGTTCCGGGCCGCCGGAGGCAGAACTGGTGGTCACGGAGCCGAGCATACGAGCACCGTCCCGGCCGACGTGTGCCGGTGGCCCGGGCCGCCGTCCCGCCCGGCCCGCCCTGCGGCCCTCCCCTGTCAGTCGGCGGCGGTCTCCGACCGGTCGCCGCCCCAGAGTGTGTGGAACGATCCCTCACGGTCCGTGCGCCGGTACGTGTGCGCCCCGAAGTAGTCCCGCTGCCCCTGGGTGAGTGCCGCGGGCAGGCGGTCGGCGCGGAGCCCGTCGTAGTACGAGAGCGCCGCGGCGATGCCAGGAGTGGGCACTCCCTGCCGTACGGCCTCCGCGACCACGGCACGCCAGTCGTCCTGCGCCGCGCCGATCTCCCGTGCGAACTCGGCGTCGGACAACAGGCTCACCAGGCCGGGCCGGCTGTCGTACGCCGCCCGGATCCGGTCCAGGAAGGCCGCCCGGATGATGCACCCCGCGCGCCAGATCGAGGCGACCGCGCCCAGGTCGATGTCCCAGCCGTACGCCTCGCTGCCGGCCCGGACCTGGTGGAAGCCCTGCGTGTACGACACGATCTTGGACGCGTACAGGGCCTGCTCCACCCGGGCCGCGAAGGCGGCCGCCTCCTGCTCGTCCAGGGGGGTGGCCGAGGGTCCCGGCAGCTCACGGGCGGCCTCGCGCAGGTCCGCGTGGCCCGAGAGGGAACGGGCGAAGACGGCCTCCGCGATCCCCGACACGGGGACGCCCAGATCGAGTGCGATCTGCACCGTCCAGCGCCCCGTGCCCTTCTGCTCGGCCCGGTCCCGCACGATGTCGACGAACGGCCTGCCGGTGGCGGCGTCGGTGTGGGCGAGCACCTCGGCGGTGATCTCGATGAGATAGGAGTCCAGACGCCCGGTGTTCCAGCCGCGGAAGGTCTCCGCGATCCGCGCGGGGGAGTAGCCCGCGACGCTCCGCAGCAGGTCGTACGCCTCCGCGATGAGCTGCATGTCCGCGTACTCGATGCCGTTGTGGACCATCTTCACGAAGTGCCCGGCGGCGTCCGGACCGACGTGTGTGGTGCAGGGGGTGCCGTCCTTCGCCTCGGCGGCGATCTTCTCCAGCATCGGGCCGAGTGACGCGTAGGACTCCTTCGACCCGCCCGGCATGATGCTCGGTCCGTGGAGGGCGCCCTCCTCGCCGCCCGAGATGCCCACGCCGACGAAGTGGATCCCGCGCTCGCGCAGCTCCTTCTCTCGGCGGCGGGTGTCCTCGAAATGGGCGTTGCCGCCGTCGATGATCACGTCGCCCTCCTCCAGCAGTGGAGCGAACTCCTGGATGACGGCGTCCGTCGGGCCCCCGGCCTTCACCATGATCACCAGACGACGGGGGCGTTCCAGAGCGGCGACGAACTCCTCGGCCGTACGGGCGGTGACGAAGGCGCCCTCGTCGCCGAACTCCTCGACCAGCGCGTCGGTCCTGGCGGTGGTGCGGTTGTGTACGGCCACGGTGAAGCCGTTGCGGGCGAAGTTGCGGGCCAGGTTGCGGCCCATCACCGCGAGCCCGGTGACGCCGATCTGGGCGGTGCCGCTCATGTGTGCTCCTGCGATCTGGTCGGGGACG from Streptomyces sp. NBC_01754 includes:
- a CDS encoding PucR family transcriptional regulator, producing the protein MSGSAPGPGPGSATLRRLLAFDDAGTLRLLLAPADPDPTVHDVVFGDWDGLETAHGTDGRLVLAVGPPAASPGAAGAVHDAARHGACAVVLRDTEGVPPAPEVLAAARETGLALLARAAWTDWGDTASLLRSALALSGAGPDSDSVQAAHGDGLDTLASAIAAYTGGSITIEDTAFRVLAHSATLPGADGVRRSTILGGRVPEARVAELRRSGLLRTLWTSRDVIRRPARGDSPERLVVAVRNGSEVLGSIWAAADGRSLSPHAEDALRRAADAAAPHLIRHRLRESGAVRRRDDALRGLLYGRGDARTHAWSLGLATDAPCTVVIAEHVEGSEPSAVHRTLDVLTLQAASYRAGALVLREAGRLLVLLPAAGGQSGETPGGGTRGRGVPGGGAQESEAPGRGTTPHEVSGRGVRAREVPGRAALGLARELASLAASLPGGTAVRAGAGPVVASALRAADACEEAASVVRVLRERERRGPAGEPPVRYAGPAEVSPGLGVLRILDAVRPLWESGSGPVHDLVRTDLEAGGALVRSLGAYLDASGDVARAAGRLVVHPNTLRYRLRRAQERYGVDLDDPDTRLLLTLAVRLTGDV
- the gndA gene encoding NADP-dependent phosphogluconate dehydrogenase codes for the protein MSGTAQIGVTGLAVMGRNLARNFARNGFTVAVHNRTTARTDALVEEFGDEGAFVTARTAEEFVAALERPRRLVIMVKAGGPTDAVIQEFAPLLEEGDVIIDGGNAHFEDTRRREKELRERGIHFVGVGISGGEEGALHGPSIMPGGSKESYASLGPMLEKIAAEAKDGTPCTTHVGPDAAGHFVKMVHNGIEYADMQLIAEAYDLLRSVAGYSPARIAETFRGWNTGRLDSYLIEITAEVLAHTDAATGRPFVDIVRDRAEQKGTGRWTVQIALDLGVPVSGIAEAVFARSLSGHADLREAARELPGPSATPLDEQEAAAFAARVEQALYASKIVSYTQGFHQVRAGSEAYGWDIDLGAVASIWRAGCIIRAAFLDRIRAAYDSRPGLVSLLSDAEFAREIGAAQDDWRAVVAEAVRQGVPTPGIAAALSYYDGLRADRLPAALTQGQRDYFGAHTYRRTDREGSFHTLWGGDRSETAAD